A genome region from Leifsonia sp. Root112D2 includes the following:
- a CDS encoding zinc-ribbon domain-containing protein, whose amino-acid sequence MWADEWSERRSPTSLNGSLTPAHVTHGERREVWRLCEGSHEYRARLDKATTGQRCNICTSRKFSTGDNDLATVEPLLVLEFRPERNPTDVSDTFASDHVFWWKCLINKQTTHKPSRIVANPRAALNARRRPSARLPPRCVVKKALH is encoded by the coding sequence ATGTGGGCCGACGAGTGGTCCGAACGCCGCTCCCCCACGTCACTGAACGGAAGCCTCACACCCGCCCACGTAACCCACGGCGAACGACGGGAAGTGTGGCGGCTCTGTGAAGGTAGCCACGAGTATCGGGCAAGACTCGACAAGGCCACCACCGGCCAGCGCTGCAACATCTGCACCAGCCGAAAGTTCAGCACCGGCGACAACGACCTCGCCACCGTCGAACCACTTCTGGTCTTGGAATTCCGCCCCGAGCGCAACCCGACGGACGTAAGCGACACGTTCGCCAGCGACCACGTCTTCTGGTGGAAGTGCCTGATAAACAAGCAGACCACCCACAAACCGTCCAGAATCGTCGCCAATCCAAGAGCTGCCCTCAATGCCCGAAGAAGACCGAGTGCTCGTCTACCTCCACGCTGCGTAGTGAAAAAAGCATTGCATTGA
- a CDS encoding sugar phosphate isomerase/epimerase family protein: MTSYPNKIGAHGLVWAGGWSEPEARFSIESTKQAGYDIIEILLMNPASIDTRMTRGLLDEFDVEATASLGLALETDVSSENPDRVAAGRAKLSEAFKVARDFGATYVGGVLYGALAKYAAPVTEKGRENSIDAVRGLCDEAADSGVTLGLEIVNRYESNLLNTARQAVDYVREVDRPNLVIHLDTYHMNIEEPDNYSAVLACADLLGYVHVGESHRGYLGSGSVDFGGLFRGLSAIGYSGPITFESFSSKVVMPELSTTLAIWRDLWDDSMDLATQARAFIDAQLRGVASIAQH, from the coding sequence ATGACGTCATACCCCAACAAGATCGGGGCCCATGGCCTCGTCTGGGCCGGAGGCTGGTCTGAGCCTGAAGCTCGTTTCTCGATTGAATCGACGAAACAGGCTGGCTACGACATCATCGAGATCCTGCTTATGAACCCGGCAAGCATCGATACCAGAATGACGCGCGGGTTGCTCGACGAATTCGACGTGGAAGCGACAGCTTCTCTCGGTCTGGCTCTCGAAACCGATGTCAGCAGTGAGAACCCGGACCGTGTCGCTGCCGGGCGCGCCAAGCTCAGCGAAGCCTTCAAAGTTGCTCGTGATTTCGGTGCCACTTACGTTGGCGGGGTACTTTACGGTGCCCTCGCCAAGTATGCGGCGCCCGTCACGGAGAAGGGGCGTGAGAATTCGATCGACGCTGTTCGCGGACTTTGCGACGAGGCGGCGGATTCAGGAGTCACGCTCGGGCTGGAGATCGTGAACCGCTACGAGTCGAACCTGCTCAATACCGCTCGCCAGGCCGTGGACTATGTGCGTGAGGTCGATCGCCCAAACCTCGTCATACACCTCGACACTTACCACATGAACATCGAGGAACCCGATAACTACAGCGCTGTGCTCGCGTGCGCAGATCTACTCGGATACGTCCACGTCGGAGAGAGCCACCGGGGCTACCTGGGCAGCGGCAGCGTTGATTTCGGCGGCCTGTTCCGTGGCCTCTCGGCCATCGGTTACTCCGGTCCGATCACCTTCGAGAGTTTCTCGTCGAAAGTCGTCATGCCGGAGCTGTCGACGACTCTAGCGATCTGGCGTGATCTCTGGGACGACAGCATGGATCTCGCGACGCAGGCCAGAGCGTTTATCGACGCGCAATTGCGCGGTGTCGCATCGATCGCTCAGCACTGA
- a CDS encoding bifunctional rhamnulose-1-phosphate aldolase/short-chain dehydrogenase has translation MTDSQHTSVSDLLRRSHALGADPRYTNYGGGNTSAKGTVTDPATGEQVELLWVKGSGGDLATLEEKGLAVLRRDRVLKMKAVYPGPDREDEMVAAFDFCMYGKGGAAPSIDTSMHALVEAAHVDHLHPDAGIAIATSTDGEALTNTIYGDAVVWVPWRRPGFQLGLDIAAIKEANPAAIGCILGGHGISAWGDTSAECERNSLTIIEAAEAYIAKHRTAMPFGGAREEFGPLDADARRTRAIELAPTLRAIASTDRPMVGHFHQTDELFEFMSSVKFEELSALGTSCPDHFLRTKVRPLVLDLAPTAGLDETVARLSELHEEYREEYRRYYEAYATPESPAMRGADPAIVLIPGVGMFSYGKDKQTARVAGEYFLNTINVMRGAEALSSYKPIPDSEKFRIEYWSLEEAKLARMPKPKPLATRIALVTGGGHGIGRAIALRLAAEGACVVIGDLNYENAVSVCDEIAAATGATQVSDVAIPIRMDVSDVSEITTGVGDALLAFGGLDLIINNAGLSKSASLFETTTADWDLMHDVMARGAFLVSREAAKVMVPQSLGGDIVYISSKNSVFAGPNNVAYSAAKADQAHQVRLLAAELGGHGIRVNGINPDGVVRGSGIFSSGWGASRAKVYGVAEEDLGEYYAQRTLLKLEVVPEDVAAAVVAIVGGDLAKTTGLNIPVDSGVAAAFLR, from the coding sequence ATGACCGACTCGCAGCACACTTCTGTCTCCGACCTGCTTAGGCGGAGCCATGCGCTTGGCGCAGATCCGCGCTACACCAACTACGGGGGTGGCAACACGTCGGCCAAGGGTACGGTGACCGATCCAGCGACCGGGGAGCAGGTCGAACTGCTCTGGGTCAAGGGCTCCGGAGGCGACCTTGCCACCCTCGAGGAGAAGGGCCTTGCGGTGCTTCGGCGAGACCGTGTGCTCAAGATGAAAGCGGTCTACCCCGGGCCGGATCGTGAAGATGAGATGGTGGCAGCCTTCGACTTCTGCATGTACGGCAAGGGCGGGGCCGCACCATCGATCGACACTTCGATGCACGCGCTGGTTGAGGCGGCCCACGTCGACCACCTGCATCCGGATGCCGGGATCGCGATTGCGACATCCACCGACGGCGAGGCGCTCACTAACACGATCTACGGAGACGCTGTGGTCTGGGTGCCGTGGCGCCGGCCCGGTTTTCAGCTCGGGCTCGACATCGCGGCGATCAAGGAAGCGAATCCCGCAGCGATCGGCTGCATCCTTGGGGGGCACGGTATCAGTGCGTGGGGCGACACGTCAGCAGAGTGCGAGCGCAACTCACTGACCATCATCGAGGCGGCCGAGGCCTACATCGCCAAGCACCGAACCGCGATGCCGTTTGGCGGCGCGCGTGAGGAATTCGGTCCTCTCGATGCAGACGCGCGGCGCACTCGCGCCATCGAACTCGCCCCGACCCTTCGCGCCATAGCGTCAACCGACCGACCGATGGTGGGCCATTTCCATCAGACCGACGAACTCTTCGAATTCATGTCCTCGGTGAAGTTCGAGGAGCTATCTGCTCTTGGCACGAGTTGCCCCGACCACTTCCTTCGCACAAAAGTACGTCCCCTCGTTCTCGACCTCGCCCCGACAGCCGGTCTCGATGAAACCGTCGCACGCCTCAGCGAATTGCATGAAGAATACCGGGAAGAATACCGTCGGTACTACGAGGCCTATGCAACGCCCGAGTCTCCCGCTATGCGCGGGGCCGACCCAGCAATCGTGCTCATACCCGGCGTGGGCATGTTCAGCTACGGCAAAGACAAGCAGACCGCTCGCGTCGCCGGCGAGTACTTTCTCAACACCATCAACGTCATGCGTGGAGCTGAAGCCCTCTCAAGCTACAAGCCGATCCCCGACTCGGAGAAGTTCCGGATCGAGTACTGGTCACTCGAGGAAGCGAAGCTCGCGCGAATGCCCAAACCCAAGCCGCTCGCAACGCGCATTGCGCTCGTCACCGGGGGCGGTCACGGCATCGGCCGGGCGATCGCCCTGCGACTCGCAGCAGAAGGCGCGTGCGTGGTCATCGGCGACCTCAACTACGAAAATGCGGTGTCCGTGTGTGACGAAATCGCCGCCGCCACTGGAGCCACGCAGGTCTCAGATGTCGCCATCCCCATTCGCATGGACGTAAGCGATGTGAGCGAGATCACCACCGGTGTAGGCGACGCGCTTCTCGCGTTCGGAGGGCTGGACCTGATTATCAACAACGCGGGTCTCTCGAAAAGCGCCTCGCTGTTCGAGACCACAACTGCAGACTGGGATCTAATGCACGACGTCATGGCGCGCGGTGCCTTCCTGGTCTCGCGAGAAGCCGCGAAGGTGATGGTGCCGCAGTCGCTTGGAGGCGACATTGTCTATATCTCCTCGAAGAACTCAGTGTTCGCCGGGCCGAATAACGTCGCATACTCCGCCGCCAAGGCAGACCAGGCCCATCAGGTTCGGCTGCTCGCCGCAGAACTGGGTGGGCACGGCATACGGGTCAACGGAATCAACCCGGATGGAGTCGTGCGAGGTTCTGGCATCTTCTCGAGCGGCTGGGGAGCGAGCCGCGCAAAGGTCTACGGTGTGGCAGAGGAGGATCTGGGCGAGTACTACGCGCAGCGCACGCTGCTCAAGCTCGAGGTCGTGCCCGAAGACGTAGCGGCCGCCGTCGTCGCGATCGTAGGTGGGGACCTCGCGAAGACCACGGGCCTCAACATCCCGGTGGACTCGGGTGTCGCAGCGGCTTTCCTCCGCTGA